The genomic stretch acagcagcttcCCACAGCCGACAGCAGCATGTAGAAACACGCACGAATGCACAGCTTCTTACACAGATGTTCTCTCAGCAGGAGATGTTCTGGGATTGGTTGGGATAACTTTGACTCATCGCTGGGCTGCAACTTTTCAAATATGTAGACATACACAGAAATTAACATCTTTCTCCATTTATTTTGGAGATTATCTTCCTCCTTATCAGAACTGTTCCAGTTCCTGTTCACACAGCAAGTCTAGATAAAATGATGTGGTTAGATAACAGGAACGAATTATAGCATGGGTTTTAATGTTGAGAAATGGCAACATTAAAACGCACGCTATAATCTGTATCTCTCGGTATATTTTCCTTGGAGACAAAACGGACATGAATTTCTTGCTAACATCGGTACTTTTGAGGGCAGTGGCGGCCCTGGCTTGTTTTACACCCTGGGTGAGCGTCCCAGTCTTTTCTTCATGTTACTTTGGCGCCACATAGCATTAAAAATTCCACTAACCATAAGGGTGAAATTAATTACCAGTTATTATTATCATGCCTCAAATTCCAATTCGAGCTGACCTGCGTGTCAACAGAATAAAGAGCGCGCTGTCTCACATAACTTGTTTGAGGGTTACGATGCAATGACACCTTTCTACACACCCTCTGTTCGCACGGTTTTCACGAACAGTATgtgctttacacacacacacacacacacacacacactcacacacagaaacctgaGAACAGACTCGAACCACTGAAGTGAAATGCAGAACTAGTCGAGGGAGTGTTTGTCACGATGATTATTTGGGGGCCGCCATGAGTGTGTAAGTGTGGCCTCTTTGATTCCCTCTCGGAGCTGGGCCAATGAGCTCTCCCCTTTTTCCTGCCTGTTCTCTGCGGCCCTATCAAAGAGCCATCTTTAGCTTCCCCTCTGTCTTCTTCCAGGGCACTGATGTGGAATGAAAGTCTCCCGCCAGCGGCCTCTGACAGCCAGCTGTTCTGCCCCTTGCTGCAGCAAATGAGGAAGCCGAGCAACAGCACCAAAGCCAACACTGGGCTCATTTGCATCCATGGCCTGGTCTCAGGTCTGGGGATCTTGGAGAACGCCCTGATTCTGTGGGTGGTGGGCTTCCGGCTGCGGCGCCGTACCGTCGCCTCTGTGTGGGTCCTCAACCTGGCGTTGTCTGATTTGCTGTCCACTCTGACGCTGCCTCTTTTCACCTTCTACCTTAAGTCCTCCAGTAGCTGGGAACTGGGTAACCCACTGTGCAAGATCCAGGCCTCCATATTTTTCTTAAACATGTTTGTGTCGGCCTTCCTACTGGCGACCATTTCCCTGGATCGCTGTTTTCTGATCACCAAACCAGTGTGGAGCCAGAACCACCGCTCGGTGGCTGGAGCATGGAAGCTGTGTGGGCTGGGGTGGCTGTGGGCAGCTGCTAATACGCTTCCTTATTTTTTCTTTCGCTCTGTCACTGAGAAATTGGACGGGAGAAAACTTTGCTACCACAATTTTGCCTTGTATTCGTCATCTCCGGAGAGTCTGGATGGACACTGCAAGCTGTGGGAGGCAGGAACAGCCATATCCAAATTACTGCTGGCATTTCTGTTCCCTTTGGTAATCATTGCAGCCAGCTACATCCAAATCAGTCTTACCCTCAAGACCAGGCACAAACAGAGGAAGAacagtgccaccaggagcatcaCAGGACAGACGGACGCCACCACACAAAACAAGAAGTTCTACGTCCGGTGTCTGTCATCACGGTGTCTGCCAGCCGCTACTTCGCCGTCTACTGGCTGTAATCAGAGCAGTCAGCTTTCGCAGAGCTTCACCAAGATGGTGACATTTGTGGTCGCAGCATTTGTGCTGTGCTGGGCCCCCTACCACATCTTCTGCATCATCGAAGTGGCCGTCGCTTACCAGCCCCGATATTTCAGGCTGGTGGAGGCGGGGTTGCAAATCGCTACCACAGCTGCCTTCTTAAATCCAGTGTTGAACCCCATCCTGTACGTTTTCAGCTGCCCCAGCTTCTGCAAGAGAATCCAGCAAAGCGTGGGATCCGTTTTTGATGTGGTcttggaggagagagggggtcTGCTGACATCTCGTCGGAATTCAAGGACACCTGCTTCGAGGCAGCGCGTTGGGGATGCAACCGCAGGAACGCTGGGATCAAGGGGCTTGGTTTACACCCTGAGTGAAGGAGAGGAATTGAAAAAGGAAAGCTTAAAAAGACAAGATATTAATTCAACATAAAGCTGAAAAAATCCTGTTACCCAATGTAAGATTGCGCATTTATTCAACAGTATTTCTTTCCTGCCCAGTAAAATGTTACATATCTTTATAGGAATGCAATTTATATGGTAACAAAAGTTCTTtaatttctgcctttttctttctgtataACTTTGTTTATGCCTTTAATCtcagttttctttatttagtcattttttTGTTCCCTtcttgttttatatttacatttttggaTTTAATGTTAAAAGGGGGGTTGAAGAGCAGACAACTGTTGGACCTGAGGGTAGCTATGATGCCGTAAGCActctggccaccagggggcgctggagGGTCATTTACATTTGCAAGTGTTAGCTGTGTTTGGGATTTTCCAACTCTAATCCAAGAGCGAGTTGAACCGAAAACCTTCTCGTCAGTGATTGGTTTTGATCACGTCCAACGTTTTTCATAAATTCGGCTGGAcacgcgcgtgcgcgtgcacatgcacgcacctAGCTGGAGGTGTAATGTAGGTCACAGAAGTGAAGGATTATGGTGGAGGTAATTGTAATTTCAGAGAATGAAGACTCCAAATATAAAGACAGAGCAGGATTAAAAACGACCCTCCACTTTTCCCTCAACCGTTCAGCAGATTatttctctctatctctctttctctcattctTTCTCCCTCATTATGCTCTGTTAGAAAAATACAGCCTGACTAGAGGAGAACGTTCTCCACcctcaaaacaaatgttttcacctaaaaaaagacaataatctCAGGGAACCATGAATGCTAATGTGTGGCTCAGAGTCAGACGTCTGTGGAGGCAGCTCTCAGAGATCGTGGATTGGGAAGAAGACCCACTGACAGGACCAGTGGGTCTTCTTCTACTCTCAGTGTTCATTTCCATGCCTACATATGATCTACGTTCCACAAGGTTCCGTACTTGGACCAGCCCTTTTCACTTTATATACAAAtcaaaacagtctctagaagttcCTCTTTCACTCTCCAAACACTGAGAGATCAGAACACTTTGACCCAACATGGTGCTGAAaagcagccagagttctgataagtattgacaaaagagatcacactcttcttctgacctaccaggtcatCAGAGGCccagctccatcctacctggaggagctcatagcaccttataatcccaatagaccgctccgttctcagaatgctggtctacttgaggtccccagagtctctaaccgtagaatggggggccgagcatttagctaccaggcccccctgctgagggaccagctccctgtccaggtacgggaggctgactccatctctactctCAGATCAGACTTCAGACCTTCCTGTTTGAGACAGCTGATAGTCAGTAATTCACAATTAGTGGGTGCAGAGTTCCTCACCCTGCTGGTTCATagtctccccccccctcccctcccctcccctcctctcctctcctctcctctcctctcctctcctcctctcccctcccctcctctcctctcctctcctctcctctcctctcctctcctctcctctcctctcctttccctcctctcccctcccctctcctctccctctcccctcctctcctctccctctcccctcctctctctcccctcccctctcctcccctcccctcctcctctcctcccctctcctctcctctcctctcctctcctctcctctcctctcccctcccctcccctcccctccttccctcccctccctcctctcctctcctctcctctcctctcctctcctctcctctcccttcccctcccctcctctcctctcctctcctctcctctcctctcctctcctctccctctcctctcctcccctcccctcccctcccctctcctcctctccctcctctcccctcccctcctccctcccctcctctcctcctctcctcccctcctctcctcccctccctctcctccttcctcccctcccctctcctgcctcccctccctctcctctcctcccctctcctctcctctctcgcctctcctctcctctcctctcctctcctctcctctcccctcccctctccctcccctcccctcccctaccctcctctcctcctctctcctctcctctcctctcctctcctctcctctcctctcctcccttccctcccctcctctccctctcctctcctctcctctcctctcctctcctctctcctcccctctctctctcctcttcttctcctcccctcccctcctctcctctcctctcctctcctcccctcccctctccccttctctccccctcccctcccctcctcttctcctctcctctccctctcctctcctctcctctcctctccctcctctcactctcctcctcctctcccctccccttcctcccgccctccctccctcctctcctcgctctcctctcctctcctcctcccctcccctcccctcccctcctctcctctcctctcccctcccctcccctcccctcccctcctcttcctctcctcttcccttctccgcccttcccctcccctcccctcctctcctctcctctcctctcctctcctctcctctcctctctctctcctctcctcttctcgtctctctctccccttctctcgccgccccctctcctctcctctcctctcctctcctgctccccttccctcccctcccgcctctcctctcctctcctctctcctctcctctcctctcctcgttcctctcctctcctctcgcctctcctctcctctcctctcgctgctctctctcccctcccctcccctcccctcctccgtcctcgtcctctcctctcctctcctctcctctcctctcctctcctcttcctctcctctcctctcctctcctggtgtATGATGAGGATTTGGAGAACAATACTGAGGAAGAGCGaattgaaaggaaaaaagagttTTCCAAGTGGGCCATTTTGTGGGGCCCAataacttcaaaggactgtttgaaggACACATCCAGGTTTAAAAGGTTAGATATGGATAAAGTTCGGAGTTACATTGGGTGTTGTGTAGGGAGAAGGCATAACCGTTTTGGTTATTAATGCCATTAATTATTGCCATTCTTTCACCTTTAGCCTGCGCTGTTACATACACATTATTAGCACTGCTGCTAGCATAAGCAAAGTTGTTCATCGTTAATCGTTGTCATCACATATCAACCAGACTGAGGTGGAGGTTTGATTCTCCTCATCCTGTGTGATTACTGggacatgttctacaaaaggCCATATGGGGGACGCATAAACAACGAGATGGACCGCAAAGTGCAAAGGATTGAGGACAAGCCTACACCAACATCGGAGCAGTCGAGAGGGAAACAATGAAGGGATTAATTCAAATGTGGCATACATGGACTTAACATCGTGTAATGCTCCGAACTGACAGAGTGTGCGTTCGGCTGTGGTGCAAATATCAGCTGTACATTCAATCTTTCTCTTCTGCCACGTCAAGTCCGGTTAAAACAGGCAAATACACAGAATAAAGGCGACAAACTAACTTCTATTGAAGGATGAAGAAACAGGAATTGTTGAGGTGAGCAGATGAGACCGTGAGCGGCGGACGCAGGTACAGGCGGGCGGATGAAGAGGGgcgagagagcaggaggagggaaggaggagcaaCAGCAAGAGGAGAGACGCCTCAGCTTATCAACCAGTGTCAGATGCCACAGAGACGAAtaaagaggacgaggagaggaggagaagagcgtgACAGGGGGACATAGAGACAGAGGACAGCTCAGTGTGGGCTGCAAAGATGAGCGACGCCAAAAGCGTATCGGTGATGGAGGCGCCGGAGGGGAAGTTAATAAAGAAGGTCAGTGTGTCCTGCAACAGGTTCCACCTTAATGGCgatgaggcacacacacacacgcacacacacacctcccaaaCAGCCCCGTCCCATCAGCTTGTtcagttttcctgctgcagatgtgggaCCACACTAACATTCCAGGTGTGTTTTGCTCCTTCAGGGTTCCATCAAGAAGAAGTTTGAGTCGTTCAGGCGATGGAGTTCAGCAAGTATGAAGAGGCCCCCGAAGCCAAAGGCCAAGACCATGAGCCTGTCCTCCCCAGTGGGAGACCCGGACGAGACGTGGCTgcgggagggagacaggaggaagctgcGGCCCATCGTTGACTCCGTCTTCGGACAGGTAGGCAGGACGAGTGTCAAACGAGAATCAACGAATGGCAGCAGGTGTTGATGAGAAAGAGGTGATTAAATGAGTGGATGGGACGTTGTTGCACCTGTGTCTGGAATGTTGAAAACTGGAGGAATCTCCACTGTCTGTTCCTCCTACGGGAGGGATCTGTTGGGGATCTACCTCAGATCTACAGTGGTGGAATCCTGCGCATTGCTTGCTGTTTGCTTGAATATAGTCTGACAAGGAGTCTGGAATCATTTCAATACAAGTAGGTGGACAGCTGCCCGGTGGTGAGGTAAAAACCAAAGTATTTATGAAAGAGTAGAAGCTAAATGGTTCTCAGAGCCTGATTTCAGAGCAGTGGGTCATTGCGCTCCCATTAGAGGAATGATGGCGGAGCCACAGCCCAACATGAGAAGCTGAACTCTGATTCAAGTGGTTGGACGAAGGTTTGGGGACGTTTGTGCCTCAGCTCGGAGAGACGCGCCTGTTTGTTGAGTTTGGAGCAATTTCAGGCCTTTCTGGTCTGATGATTCAGtcgtttcttcttttttttaaagaaagaaagaaatgttttattacTGTTTCTTGCCTTTGACAGAAATTGTAGCTTCAGGATGCCTGAAACATTCCTGAGATCTGCTGGTGGTGAGTGGCTGCAGGGCCAAACTGCCCCTCACAGGGAAGCAGGATTAGACGCATGGAAAGAGTCATCAGTCACTCATCCTGACCTGTGACCCTGCAGAAAACCTACGAATGTCTCTGAGTTATTGGAGGAAATACCAATGAGCTACGTGTTGAGCTATGAACCTtggattttatttctttttctctgacTCCTTCGACTCATTAGAGGCTGACAGCTTATCCTATACTTAAAATAAACCAgcaaaaatcagcattttatgCCCTttttagaagaagaagaatgttcTTTATTTCTGACAACATGATATCTTTAATTTCTGAAAATCGCTACTTCCTCATTGAGAGTCTTCGAGTTTCGCCGTGCGATGAGGAATCTGTTGGGATTTACAGGGAAGCACCTCCTTGTTGGATATGTGACCAAAAGAAGAGGCTcgttttccctctgttttccctctgcGCTGAGCGGGCGCACGAGGAGCCGATTGTTCACACGAGTTTCCAAGTGTCGCGTCCATGAAAAAAGGCATGTGGCCTTGCATGTGCTCTTAATCTATCCTATATAGCTGCCGtggtttaaatgaatctgtGCATACAGCAACAGATGGGGTGAATGATGAGAAAGGGGCCGATGGCTGGATGTCACAAAGAGGAGATTAGAGGATTGTAAATGCAAGTGAAGGCCTCCAATGATACCAAGACCACTTAAAGCAGGAGCCACAGATGTCATGAGGCATGATGAGCGTAAATTCCTCTGCTGAATTTGCCATTTCAGATGTGGCTCCACAGCTGTGTCGAGAGCATCGCACCAACTGTCGGTTTACAGATGAAGGTCCATAAAGCACCCATGACAACGCTGTTCTACTGACAGGTTCTGCAGGTTAAAAGTGGAACTGACTGTTGGAGCTAAATTAGGATGGAATGAAAGGTTACCAGTTGAGTTTAGCTCACAGTTATTACAGGTACTGTAAATACTGGATCTACCCGCTCACATGTACAAATAGTCAATTTAACAATATGCAAAGTAATTCCAGTACAGGAAATAATAAAATTTATACCACTTTATAATCATGAAAATGCTCAGACAGAAACTGGACAGGTGGAATTGGGCTTTATCCTCCTTTCAGGGTTGAATAAGTGAGAAAATGAGAGCACCGAATGTGGGACAGACCAGGCAGCCGCACGTGGGTGGAGTCCGGAAAGAACATTTTCCTTATGtgaactgttgttgttgtggttgttgtcaTTGACACAATCCAGTGAGGATAGCTGTACGTGACATATATTTGAGTTAATGATGAAACATGTTAATAAAATATCATTAGAGTTGTTAATTCATCAGAGATGGAGTGTTGAATACTACTACCAGActcctaataataataatagtaataataataatatgataataataataataataataatggtgctTCTCACTGTTGCTTAACAGCAAGAATGATGTTTTGAGTGACAGCTCAGAGACAATAATGGATTGGGGCACTGTGTTGGAGGAGGTCTCCACGGTAACGAGCCCTTCACTCTTATTGGTCGACCCCTGCTTTAACTTGCAGGTCAGCCTGATTGCTGACTGTCTGctactgactgactgtctgtgtttttatgtcaCTGTGCAAGCTTATGTGTGCGTCCACCGTGGCGCCCAGCGAAATCCTGACTTTTGGAGGGGCTCCCATCGTGTTGTTTGCTGGGATTGGATCTACTACTTGCTGTTATCGAGGGATGGAGCTCAAATTCCTGGCTTGACACTCTTTTTAAGCTTTTGTATGATTCCCCACAGCAGGCCTCAAAGAAAAAGAACTACCCTTAGTTtacgtctgtgttgtgtttgtatCTTTATCCTCCTGCTATCTCCATAGTAGCAGTTAGATAAAGCATGGTGACATGTGACATGAACAAGGCTGCACATGTTATAATTACAtgcggtaaaaaaaaaaaatcacaggatGCAGGCTTCCATATTTTAATCTGGTAGGTATCCAGCTGGATCAGTGGTCTAAGGCACTTACTGTTGCATAACCAAGGCTCTGTGGGATTGAAATCCTTTGTCAGAAGTCATCTCATCACTCTCTGCTGTCTCTATTTAAAAGATTTTTCCATGTTCCCAAGTCCAAGTAAAGGCTGCTGGGTCAGATGGAGAATCTTTTGTGTAaagatcagtgtgtgtgtgtgtgtgtgtgtgtgtgtgtgtgtgtgtgtgtgtgtgtgtgtgtgagtgagacgTGGCAGCCTAAACTTCCCAGAGAGGACTGAACTCCAGCGCTTCTGCTGACGCCTACTGGCGATTATTAGAATTACACATGCGTGATAGTCGTAAATACAAAATCAGtctttaaaacctttaaatttatatttttatagttctatttcaattttttttataaatttaTATTATAATGTCTCACCTCTTGAAGTTTTATTCCTTTCGTTTAGTAgtttaaattctttaaaaattcAGACAGAAAAAGAATAGAATATTCAGAAAACATGAAACATTAACTATATAGAAACTtgagaaatgttttaaaatgttaacGAAATATGACACATACATGACACATATATGACAGATACATGACATAAAAAGCGAGTAAACGTCTCTTGGCATGTTTTTACCGCTATCTAGTGGTTTGAGTGAAGAAGTACGGAGGAGTGGAAATCCTCATTCCTGCACATATTTTCTTAAAAACAGCTTATGCTCCACCTATATTTTCTTTAATATAGtgttaaaacatttcaaattaCACAAAATAATATAACCTTAATCAAATTTAACTAATATTACAAACTTGGAGTCAATGTTATATAACAGTATATTGCACTCACCACTATTTATGGTGATATAATTATGATAATTCTAAGATGAATAATTCTGATTTAGCTACTATGGGCGGCAGATAGTctaattttaatgttttgtagcacccaaacccccccaccccc from Takifugu flavidus isolate HTHZ2018 chromosome 6, ASM371156v2, whole genome shotgun sequence encodes the following:
- the LOC130527217 gene encoding prostaglandin D2 receptor 2, producing the protein MWNESLPPAASDSQLFCPLLQQMRKPSNSTKANTGLICIHGLVSGLGILENALILWVVGFRLRRRTVASVWVLNLALSDLLSTLTLPLFTFYLKSSSSWELGNPLCKIQASIFFLNMFVSAFLLATISLDRCFLITKPVWSQNHRSVAGAWKLCGLGWLWAAANTLPYFFFRSVTEKLDGRKLCYHNFALYSSSPESLDGHCKLWEAGTAISKLLLAFLFPLVIIAASYIQISLTLKTRHKQRKNSATRSITGQTDATTQNKKFYVRCLSSRCLPAATSPSTGCNQSSQLSQSFTKMVTFVVAAFVLCWAPYHIFCIIEVAVAYQPRYFRLVEAGLQIATTAAFLNPVLNPILYVFSCPSFCKRIQQSVGSVFDVVLEERGGLLTSRRNSRTPASRQRVGDATAGTLGSRGLVYTLSEGEELKKESLKRQDINST